The Chitinibacter bivalviorum genomic interval TAACCATCTAGGCGCGGCATCATCACGTCGACAAATATCACGCTCGGATTATGGTCTGTGATTTTTGCCAAGGCATCAAAACCATCTTCAGCCAGAATCACCTCGCACCCAGCTTGCCCCAAAAAAATCTCAGCGCTACGGCGGATGGTATTACTGTCATCGATTACCATCACCTTAACACCCGCTAAATTGGACATGTGACTCCCCCGAATTCGGCTGCTCACCCGCATAATTAGCACTGGCAGCAACGATAACACACCAAAACAAAAGTGGATGTTATCAAAATTAGTTTTTTATTAAGGGAAAAATCATATGCTGAGCCCCCGCA includes:
- the pilG gene encoding twitching motility response regulator PilG is translated as MSNLAGVKVMVIDDSNTIRRSAEIFLGQAGCEVILAEDGFDALAKITDHNPSVIFVDVMMPRLDGYQTCALIKKNPRFKSTPVVMLSSKDGLFDRARGRMVGSDEYLTKPFTKDSLLAAVRAHAGVV